Proteins encoded together in one Anopheles darlingi chromosome 3, idAnoDarlMG_H_01, whole genome shotgun sequence window:
- the LOC125955970 gene encoding uncharacterized protein LOC125955970: MTDASLPVVGGLRLRPLTKENILYYYFPLKGMVSYAALSVNVMNPSIAIRLLPKRDVTNFLLIHTIFGTTLFLFSRPHLKGVSTNKRLAFSVCGSVLFSFGSVLVWAVLRSAIPRNQGLATALGLSSGVLIAKLAYDYLETNDSNCAGTVAKKN, translated from the exons ATGACCGACGCTAGTCTGCCCGTCGTTGGAGGTCTGCGTCTGCGGCCTCTGACGAAGGAAAACAtcctctactactacttcccGTTAAAGGGAATGGTCAGCTATGCCGCTCTGTCGGTCAACGTTATGAACCCTTCCATTGCGATCAG GTTGCTGCCCAAGCGTGATGTTACCAACTTCCTCCTGATCCACACCATCTTCGGCACAACGCTGTTTCTGTTCAGCCGGCCGCACCTGAAAGGAGTCTCCACGAACAAGCGGTTGGCGTTCAGCGTTTGTGGATCCGTGCTGTTCAGCTTCGGTTCCGTGCTGGTGTGGGCTGTTCTGCGGTCGGCTATCCCACGCAATCAGGGTCTAGCGACAGCACTAGGCCTTTCGTCGGGGGTACTGATCGCCAAGCTGGCCTACGATTACCTTGAGACCAACGATAGCAATTGTGCGGGAACGGTTGCAaagaaaaactga
- the LOC125955920 gene encoding RING-type E3 ubiquitin-protein ligase PPIL2, translating into MGKKQHQKDKMYLTYTEWAEFYGGHKPDSVENEQIKFKRLPFDHCCVSLVPFEHPYSDKDGNVFELSSIVEFLKRFKVNPVTGVPLDGRSLIKLNFTKNHEDQYHCPTLFKPFTKNSHIVANGKTGNVFSYEAIEQLNVKAKNWKDLVDDTPFTRKDLITIQDPAQLDKFNISNFHHIKKNLRVLTEEQQAERKDPHGRLKKISSETKDILQQLEKDYKPAEEQKEERQVADKFNAAHYSTGAVAASFTSTAMVPVSQHEAAIIDDDIVRYERVKKKGYVRLLTNFGALNLELYCEQVPKTCENFLKHCQSGYYNGVLFHRSIRNFMIQGGDPTGVGNGGTSAWGVKFADEIKPNLSHAGRGVLSMANSGPNTNGSQFFITYRSCKHLDGKHTIFGKLVGGLEVLTEMERVEVDNRDRPIENIFIQRAQVFVDPFQEVDEQLAKERAEEVERIQQEANEKRNNKAGNGQKRGQPLKVFRSGVGKYLDTNVTKTASVEENGPGSSTSSSESGAKKRKKTATVGADGFGNFSSW; encoded by the exons ATGGGTAaaaagcagcaccagaaggaTAAAAT GTACCTCACATATACCGAGTGGGCCGAGTTTTACGGTGGCCACAAGCCGGATTCGGTAGAAAATGagcaaatcaaattcaaacgACTCCCGTTCGACCACTGCTGTGTATCGCTAGTACCTTTCGAACACCCGTACAGCGACAAAGACGGTAACGTGTTCGAGCTCTCGTCAATCGTCGAATTTCTGAAACGCTTCAAAGTAAACCCCGTCACCGGAGTGCCGCTCGATGGGCGTTCGCTGATCAAACTCAACTTTACCAAAAACCACGAGGACCAATACCACTGCCCAACGCTCTTCAAACCGTTCACGAAGAACTCGCACATCGTGGCCAACGGAAAGACGGGCAACGTGTTCTCCTACGAAGCGATCGAGCAACTGAACGTGAAAGCCAAAAACTGGAAGGATCTGGTTGATGATACGCCGTTTACGCGCAAAGATCTCATCACCATCCAAGATCCGGCCCAGCTGGACAAGTTCAACATTTCCAACTTTCACCACATCAAAAAGAACCTGCGGGTGCTGACGGAGGAACAGCAAGCCGAACGAAAAGATCCGCACGGTCGGCTGAAGAAGATCTCCTCCGAAACGAAGGATATTTTGCAGCAGCTCGAAAAGGATTATAAGCCGGCGGAAGAGCAAAAAGAGGAGCGCCAAGTGGCCGACAAGTTCAATGCGGCCCACTACTCGACCGGTGCCGTGGCCGCTTCCTTCACGTCCACGGCAATGGTACCGGTGTCGCAGCATGAAGCAGCCATCATCGACGATGACATTGTGCGGTATGAGCGCGTGAAGAAGAAAGGCTACGTACGGCTACTGACCAACTTCGGAGCGCTCAATCTCGAACTGTACTGTGAGCAGGTACCGAAGACGTGTGAAAACTTCCTCAAACACTGCCAGTCCGGATACTACAACGGAGTGCTGTTCCATCGCTCGATCCGCAACTTTATGATACAGGGTGGCGATCCGACGGGGGTCGGTAATGGTGGCACATCTGCCTGGGGAGTCAAGTTTGCGGACGAAATCAAACCGAATCTTTCACACGCTGGCCGCGGTGTACTGTCGATGGCTAACTCCGGTCCCAACACAAACGGTTCCCAATT CTTCATTACCTATCGATCGTGTAAGCACTTGGATGGAAAGCACACTATCTTCGGCAAACTAGTCGGTGGTCTCGAGGTGCTAACGGAGATGGAACGGGTTGAGGTGGACAACCGGGACAGGCCGATTGAGAATATCTTTATCCAACGGGCGCAGGTCTTCGTCGATCCATTCCAGGAAGTGGACGAACAACTGGCCAAAGAGCGTGCCGAAGAAGTAGAACGAATACAGCAGGAGGCTAATGAAAAGCGCAATAACAAAGCAGGTAATGGCCAGAAGCGTGGTCAACCGCTGAAGGTATTTCGTTCCGGAGTGGGGAAGTATCTTGACACGAATGTAACAAAGACCGCTTCAGTTGAGGAAAATGGCCCAGGTTCCAGCACGTCATCCTCGGAAAGCGGTGCgaaaaagcgcaaaaagaCGGCCACCGTCGGTGCGGATGGTTTTGGTAATTTTAGCTCTTGGTAG
- the LOC125955967 gene encoding mitochondrial translation release factor in rescue — translation MISMLCRYASCLSLWPTIAVRTSTATTTITNAYSGGWRMFSKSIDNSRVPVLQEDDLEESFVRGSGPGGQSVAKTNNKVVLTHKPTGLVVQCHTSRSLFENRRIARQLLVTKLDQLINGEQSVEAQRQRLDQRKQTEAARRKMRLQAKKKAWKEREFGDEGGT, via the coding sequence ATGATCAGCATGCTTTGTCGCTACGCCTCTTGCCTTTCGCTGTGGCCTACTATCGCTGTTCGCACATCAaccgctactaccaccatcacgaaCGCCTACTCCGGAGGATGGCGAATGttttcgaaatcgatcgacaacAGCCGCGTACCGGTGCTGCAGGAGGACGATTTGGAagaatcgttcgttcgtggcagCGGTCCCGGCGGTCAGTCGGTCGCCAAGACGAACAATAAGGTCGTACTGACACACAAACCCACCGGTCTTGTGGTACAGTGCCATACGAGCCGCTCGCTGTTCGAGAATCGACGAATCGCTCGACAGCTGCTGGTTACGAAACTGGATCAGTTGATCAACGGCGAGCAATCGGTCGAAGCGCAACGGCAACGTCTAGATCAGCGCAAGCAAACAGAGGCGGCACGCCGTAAGATGCGTCTtcaagcgaagaagaaagcgtGGAAGGAGCGAGAATTCGGTGACGAAGGCGGGACGTGA
- the LOC125955983 gene encoding MIEF1 upstream open reading frame protein yields MNASAVNKRLVISLYRDLLRYCAQLQYTDKDFFRARIRREFRQSVSLTDPKEIEFCYKKGRAVLERARVI; encoded by the exons ATGAATGCTTCTGCTGTTAATAAACGATTAGTGATCTCGTTGTACCGTGATCTGCTTCGCTACTGTGCACAACTGCAGTACACGGATAAGGATTTCTTCCGAGCCCGGATACGCCGAGAGTTCCGCCAGTCGGTCTCGCTAACCGATCCGAAGGAGATCGAGTTCTGCTATAAG AAAGGACGTGCGGTGTTGGAGCGTGCCCGCGTCATCTAG